The Sporomusa termitida genome has a window encoding:
- the ilvD gene encoding dihydroxy-acid dehydratase: MQQKCQGARRLWAQVDALRLGMNWSEDDTDKPHILIDDVFGESHPGSFHLDVLSDEAAVGVYENGGRPAKHHVTDICDGWGQGHDGMNYILASREAIADMVEIHASVIPWDGMILISSCDKSGPAHLMAAARMDIPTIHIPGGSMRVGPDMGTSGLAGPLSAKAKKGQVTHSELRNYKLTGCPSCGACQFMGTASTMQCMSEALGLALPGSALMPATFAEIRRNARRAGRQVLYLAQQGITAAKILTQAAFENAIKVHAAIGGSTNALLHLPAVAHELGLQIDPAIFDKYSREIPYLTNIQPSGRYVTELFWFAGGIPMIQWQIRDYLDLDVMTATGRTLGENLEQLQQEGFFERGLNYLKSYNVPAAEIIRPAAKAKQYGSIAVLKGNIAPEGAVIKYSAVVPAMQRHVGPAAVFNSEEDAQQAIITGAIRPGHVVIIRYEGPKGSGMPEMFMTTDAIVFDETLNGTVALVTDGRFSGASRGPCVGHVSPEAVEGGPIALIEDDDLIEIDIPARRLSIVGIAGARKTPGEVNAILAQRQEKWRPPVRKARKGVLKKYTERAVSAMAGAYMK, from the coding sequence ATGCAGCAAAAATGTCAGGGTGCCCGCAGGCTGTGGGCGCAGGTAGATGCGCTGCGGCTGGGGATGAACTGGTCGGAGGACGATACGGATAAGCCGCATATTTTGATTGACGATGTTTTCGGCGAAAGCCATCCCGGCAGTTTTCACCTGGATGTCCTTAGCGACGAAGCCGCAGTCGGCGTCTATGAGAATGGCGGCCGGCCGGCAAAACACCATGTGACCGATATTTGCGACGGCTGGGGCCAGGGGCATGACGGCATGAATTATATTCTGGCGTCCCGGGAAGCCATCGCCGATATGGTGGAAATACACGCCTCGGTTATTCCCTGGGACGGCATGATACTGATTTCAAGCTGTGACAAATCAGGGCCGGCGCATCTGATGGCCGCCGCCCGCATGGACATCCCCACAATTCATATTCCCGGCGGTTCCATGCGGGTGGGGCCGGACATGGGGACCTCCGGCCTGGCCGGACCCTTGTCCGCCAAAGCAAAAAAAGGGCAAGTCACCCATTCTGAGCTGCGCAACTATAAGCTTACCGGCTGTCCGTCCTGTGGCGCCTGTCAGTTTATGGGCACGGCCAGCACCATGCAGTGCATGTCGGAAGCGCTGGGGTTGGCCTTGCCGGGCAGCGCCTTAATGCCCGCGACCTTTGCCGAGATCCGGCGCAACGCCCGGCGTGCCGGCCGCCAGGTGCTCTATCTGGCGCAGCAGGGGATAACTGCCGCCAAAATACTGACACAAGCGGCGTTTGAAAATGCCATTAAAGTGCATGCAGCCATCGGCGGCAGCACCAATGCCCTGCTCCACCTGCCGGCTGTCGCCCATGAGCTGGGGCTGCAGATTGATCCGGCGATATTTGATAAATACAGCCGCGAGATCCCTTATTTAACCAACATCCAGCCCAGCGGCAGGTATGTTACCGAATTGTTCTGGTTTGCCGGCGGTATTCCGATGATTCAATGGCAGATCAGAGATTATCTGGACCTTGATGTTATGACGGCAACCGGCAGGACGCTGGGGGAAAACCTGGAACAGCTGCAGCAGGAAGGCTTTTTTGAACGGGGCCTGAATTACCTCAAAAGCTATAACGTGCCGGCGGCAGAGATTATCCGGCCGGCGGCTAAAGCCAAGCAATACGGTTCGATTGCCGTGCTGAAAGGGAATATTGCGCCGGAGGGCGCGGTTATCAAGTATTCGGCCGTTGTCCCGGCCATGCAGCGGCATGTCGGCCCGGCAGCCGTCTTCAACAGCGAGGAGGACGCCCAGCAGGCGATTATTACCGGCGCCATCAGGCCGGGGCATGTCGTGATCATCCGCTATGAAGGGCCTAAGGGCTCAGGCATGCCGGAAATGTTCATGACCACGGACGCGATTGTATTTGACGAAACCTTAAACGGTACGGTGGCGCTGGTAACCGACGGCCGCTTTTCCGGGGCCAGCCGGGGACCCTGCGTGGGCCATGTCTCGCCGGAAGCCGTCGAGGGCGGACCCATTGCCCTTATTGAGGACGATGATCTGATTGAAATTGACATACCGGCCCGCAGGCTTAGTATCGTAGGCATCGCCGGTGCAAGAAAAACCCCCGGGGAAGTAAACGCCATCTTAGCGCAGCGCCAGGAAAAATGGCGGCCTCCCGTCCGCAAGGCCAGAAAAGGCGTACTGAAAAAGTATACCGAAAGAGCCGTTTCCGCCATGGCCGGAGCCTATATGAAGTAA
- a CDS encoding HpcH/HpaI aldolase family protein, which yields MALLKERLKQGEQVFGPFVNLCHPAVLEVAGLAGFDFAIIDTEHGELSSDRAVDMVRAAKLAGVCPVVRVYGNQPELIAKALDIGAEGVQVPQIGSKKEAAAAVRAAKFSPAGTRGCNRYVRAAGYSAKDKFAYFGGANEETAVILQVEGQEGIDNLTDILTVKGIDVLFIGPYDLSASLGIPGQVDHPDLVAAMQKNMKLASAAGIAIGFFVDDVETAIQWKRWGIQYLSFAADVGLLYRAFSKAARAFKEEKV from the coding sequence ATGGCGCTATTAAAAGAAAGGCTGAAACAGGGCGAGCAGGTTTTCGGACCGTTTGTAAACCTGTGTCATCCGGCTGTATTGGAAGTGGCTGGTTTAGCCGGCTTCGATTTTGCGATTATTGATACCGAGCATGGCGAGCTATCCTCGGACCGGGCCGTTGATATGGTGCGGGCTGCCAAGCTGGCCGGTGTGTGCCCGGTGGTCAGGGTTTACGGCAATCAGCCGGAGCTTATCGCCAAGGCATTGGATATTGGCGCTGAAGGTGTGCAGGTTCCGCAAATTGGCAGCAAAAAAGAAGCGGCAGCCGCTGTGCGGGCCGCCAAATTCTCACCGGCGGGGACCCGCGGCTGCAACCGGTATGTGCGGGCCGCCGGTTACTCCGCTAAAGACAAATTTGCCTATTTCGGCGGCGCCAATGAAGAAACCGCTGTAATTCTACAAGTGGAAGGCCAGGAAGGCATCGACAATCTGACCGACATTCTCACGGTTAAGGGCATTGACGTATTGTTTATCGGCCCCTATGACTTATCCGCTTCCTTAGGTATACCCGGGCAGGTGGATCATCCGGACCTGGTGGCCGCAATGCAGAAAAATATGAAGCTGGCAAGTGCGGCCGGCATTGCCATCGGCTTCTTTGTCGATGATGTCGAAACGGCTATACAATGGAAACGGTGGGGTATTCAGTATCTATCGTTCGCCGCCGATGTCGGCCTGCTGTACCGGGCCTTCAGCAAAGCGGCCAGGGCATTTAAGGAAGAGAAAGTATAG
- a CDS encoding lactate racemase domain-containing protein — translation MPRMVKVCQTFVAPELNDVVGTLQAEFLKPGVGDRVLPGRRIAIAVGSRGVAEIAAITRAAVEEIKKRGGKPFVVPAMGSHGGATAAGQRQVLAELGVTEAVVGCPIISSMEVVEVGKLANGLAVLIDKQAYEADGIVVINRVKPHTAYRGPCESGLAKMLTIGLGKQKGADSCHAYSFKHMAEHVVAMAKIKIEKTPVLFGIATVENAYDKVAKLVAVPAEAIIAVDQQLLQEAKAGMPRILFDQIDVLIVDRIGKEISGDGMDPNITGRYSTPYASGGPEVAKLVVLDLTPQTHGNANGMGTADFTTRKLFNKIDFASTYANCLTSTIAIPARIPLIMETDKEAVLAAIKTCNARDLTKVRMVRIKDTLHLGEIYISEALLAAAGANSAVKIGGDPAAMQFDGGGNLLW, via the coding sequence ATGCCAAGAATGGTTAAAGTCTGTCAAACCTTTGTTGCGCCTGAATTAAACGATGTAGTCGGGACTTTGCAGGCCGAGTTTCTCAAACCGGGTGTGGGCGACCGTGTTTTGCCGGGCAGGCGGATTGCGATTGCCGTTGGCAGCCGGGGCGTTGCCGAGATTGCAGCGATAACCCGGGCGGCGGTTGAGGAAATTAAAAAACGGGGTGGGAAGCCCTTTGTAGTTCCCGCTATGGGCAGTCACGGCGGCGCGACGGCCGCGGGGCAAAGGCAGGTGCTGGCTGAACTGGGGGTAACAGAAGCTGTTGTCGGCTGTCCGATTATATCCTCCATGGAGGTGGTCGAGGTGGGCAAACTGGCCAACGGGCTTGCTGTCTTAATCGACAAACAGGCGTACGAGGCCGACGGCATTGTGGTCATTAACCGGGTCAAGCCTCACACCGCTTATCGCGGACCCTGCGAGAGCGGTCTGGCCAAAATGCTTACCATTGGTTTGGGAAAGCAAAAAGGCGCTGACTCTTGTCATGCCTACAGCTTTAAACATATGGCCGAGCATGTTGTCGCGATGGCAAAAATTAAGATCGAGAAAACCCCGGTATTGTTTGGTATTGCGACAGTGGAGAATGCCTATGACAAGGTAGCCAAACTGGTAGCCGTGCCGGCGGAGGCGATCATTGCCGTGGATCAGCAGCTGCTGCAGGAAGCCAAGGCCGGCATGCCCCGGATCTTGTTTGACCAGATTGATGTGCTGATTGTCGACCGGATTGGCAAGGAAATATCCGGGGACGGTATGGATCCGAATATTACCGGCCGGTATTCCACGCCCTACGCCAGCGGCGGACCTGAGGTTGCCAAGCTGGTGGTGCTGGACTTAACACCGCAGACTCACGGCAATGCCAATGGTATGGGTACCGCCGACTTCACGACCCGCAAGCTGTTTAACAAAATTGATTTTGCAAGCACCTATGCCAATTGTCTGACATCGACCATTGCCATTCCCGCCCGGATTCCTCTTATTATGGAAACCGATAAGGAAGCCGTGCTGGCGGCCATCAAGACCTGTAATGCCCGGGACCTGACAAAAGTAAGAATGGTAAGAATTAAAGACACGCTGCATCTGGGTGAGATCTATATTTCCGAAGCCTTGCTGGCGGCAGCCGGGGCTAATTCGGCTGTCAAAATCGGCGGTGACCCGGCGGCAATGCAATTTGACGGCGGCGGCAACCTGCTCTGGTGA
- a CDS encoding IclR family transcriptional regulator, translating into MNKNKPAIVKSASRALDIIEFVVKNPKPPTFSAILDYMDIPKSSLSYLLQDLLNREYLQIDSDTRVYYPGLKLIQVSAACINNTNVSQEIWQGIKILSDTLGGETAHAAILEGRYAVYIAKCQGTKDLSAVSNIGFRIPAHTTGVGKVLLSSLSEEELAARLANVELERYTEKTIVSYPAIAEELKVVAEQGYAIDNQEIIPGGVCVAAPIYDKTHKMIAAISATVSAMRLTDDLLQELIRKVKAAGVNISMRLGKV; encoded by the coding sequence ATGAACAAAAACAAACCGGCAATTGTCAAATCGGCGTCGCGGGCCCTGGACATAATTGAATTTGTTGTGAAGAATCCCAAACCGCCTACTTTTAGCGCCATATTGGATTATATGGATATTCCCAAGAGCTCACTTTCCTATTTGCTGCAGGACCTGCTGAACCGTGAATATCTGCAGATCGACAGTGATACAAGGGTGTATTATCCCGGACTCAAACTGATTCAGGTAAGTGCCGCCTGCATAAATAACACAAATGTTTCCCAGGAAATATGGCAGGGAATTAAGATTCTCAGCGACACACTGGGGGGAGAAACAGCCCATGCGGCTATTTTGGAAGGGCGTTATGCCGTTTACATTGCCAAATGCCAGGGGACAAAAGATCTTAGTGCCGTTTCCAATATTGGTTTTAGAATTCCTGCCCACACAACCGGGGTCGGGAAGGTATTGCTGTCGTCATTAAGCGAGGAAGAATTGGCAGCCAGGCTGGCCAACGTTGAACTGGAACGGTATACGGAAAAAACCATAGTTTCTTATCCGGCGATAGCCGAAGAATTGAAAGTGGTCGCTGAGCAAGGGTATGCAATTGACAATCAGGAGATTATTCCCGGCGGGGTTTGTGTAGCGGCGCCGATATATGATAAAACCCATAAAATGATTGCGGCCATAAGTGCCACTGTGTCGGCAATGCGCTTGACCGATGACCTGTTACAGGAACTGATCAGGAAAGTTAAAGCGGCCGGAGTCAATATATCCATGCGTTTGGGCAAAGTATAG
- a CDS encoding UxaA family hydrolase, with protein sequence MEFMGYRRPDGAAGIRNHVLVIPTVVCANQVARGISQAVKGSVWVEHQHGCSQLAPDAAQTARVFVGHGTNSNVYGVVVVGLGCEVVRAQEVAAEITRQCPYKPVHCVIIQDAGGSYKAIAAGSIAAHRMVEQASSLAREPIAVSELILGTECGGSDACSGLAANPALGAASDLLVDAGGTSIISETPELIGAEHILAGRAVSQEVSDRCIATIKAFEDNANAMGVDMRGGNPTPGNIAGGLSSIEEKSLGCVYKGGTRPLVDVIGYARKITKKGLIYMDTPGNDIEQLTGMAAGGCHICIFTTGRGTPTGSAIVPTIKVASNTAMYTKLTDNMDINAGTIVDGEETIQQVGQRILAEMIRVASGKLTKAEILGHNDFGIQRIGPTL encoded by the coding sequence ATGGAGTTTATGGGATATCGCCGGCCGGACGGGGCGGCTGGCATTCGTAATCATGTATTGGTTATACCTACCGTGGTATGTGCAAACCAGGTAGCCAGAGGAATTTCCCAGGCTGTAAAAGGCAGTGTCTGGGTGGAGCATCAGCATGGCTGTTCCCAACTGGCGCCGGATGCTGCGCAGACGGCACGGGTATTTGTGGGTCATGGTACAAATTCCAATGTGTATGGAGTGGTTGTCGTCGGTTTGGGCTGCGAGGTGGTAAGGGCGCAGGAGGTGGCGGCGGAAATAACAAGGCAATGCCCGTATAAGCCTGTGCATTGTGTGATTATTCAGGACGCGGGCGGCTCTTATAAAGCCATTGCGGCGGGCTCCATTGCGGCGCACCGGATGGTTGAACAAGCTTCAAGCCTGGCGCGTGAGCCAATTGCTGTGTCAGAACTGATTCTGGGGACCGAGTGCGGCGGCTCCGACGCCTGTTCCGGCCTTGCCGCCAATCCGGCCCTGGGGGCGGCCAGCGATTTACTGGTCGATGCCGGCGGCACGTCCATTATTTCGGAAACGCCGGAGCTCATCGGGGCCGAGCATATTCTTGCCGGCCGGGCTGTCAGCCAAGAGGTGTCTGACCGGTGCATCGCCACCATCAAGGCCTTTGAAGACAACGCGAACGCAATGGGCGTTGATATGCGCGGCGGCAATCCCACGCCGGGTAATATTGCCGGCGGTTTGTCCTCGATCGAGGAAAAGTCACTGGGGTGTGTTTATAAAGGCGGTACCAGGCCGCTGGTGGATGTTATCGGTTATGCCCGGAAGATTACCAAGAAGGGCCTTATTTATATGGATACGCCCGGTAATGATATTGAGCAATTAACCGGCATGGCGGCCGGCGGCTGTCATATCTGCATTTTTACTACCGGCCGCGGGACCCCGACCGGTTCGGCCATTGTCCCGACAATAAAAGTGGCCTCCAATACGGCCATGTATACTAAGCTGACAGACAATATGGATATCAATGCCGGCACCATAGTTGACGGCGAGGAGACTATACAGCAGGTAGGCCAGCGCATTTTGGCGGAAATGATCAGGGTAGCCTCCGGCAAACTGACTAAGGCCGAAATTCTTGGGCATAACGATTTTGGCATTCAGCGGATTGGCCCGACTTTGTAG
- a CDS encoding UxaA family hydrolase: protein MSKSQAIVMKASDNVATAAQELLPATDIEVQVNGVAVAVHVTEKIPFGHKVAIRKIAAGDKIIKYGEVIGEATTDIQPGQHTHVHNLGGCRGRGDWEV from the coding sequence ATGAGTAAGTCTCAGGCAATTGTGATGAAAGCCAGCGATAATGTGGCGACAGCAGCCCAGGAGCTTTTGCCGGCAACAGATATAGAAGTACAGGTTAACGGCGTTGCGGTTGCTGTTCATGTTACGGAAAAAATTCCTTTTGGCCATAAGGTGGCCATCCGGAAAATTGCAGCAGGCGACAAAATTATTAAATATGGCGAAGTGATTGGTGAAGCAACAACAGACATTCAGCCGGGGCAGCACACCCATGTGCATAATCTGGGCGGTTGCCGCGGCCGCGGTGATTGGGAAGTCTAA
- a CDS encoding MFS transporter, translating to MESSTTRQQLANLAMDKAQKKLVPFILLMYILAFLDRANIGFAKQEFQVSTGISDAAFALGAGIFFLGYAVFEVPSNIIMHHVGARMWLARIMITWGIVAAGFAFVTTEMQFLVLRVLLGICEAGFFPGIIYYLTYWFTASRRSTVMGLFYFGAPLSFIVGSPLSGLLMEMDGFLGFTGWQWMFAVEGLMATAVGIWALSYLVDRPEKATFIPEAEKQSLVAELAAENSQKPAGHVSAWKVLANPKVLYLCAIYFMIQISVYGVTFYLPTQVAGLLGKKVGLLVGFVSAIPWVFTLMANATIPRYSDRSGKRGILAAALMTLAGLGVVFSATGSPLIGIAALCVASAGYFSCQPVFWTMPTRFLSGVAAASAIALINSIGNLGGFVAPNLRVWAEQTFHSSAAGLYVLGAASFVGAILFLISIPMGIGSNTKPAVPADPATGGPRHAV from the coding sequence ATGGAATCTTCAACCACAAGGCAGCAACTCGCGAATTTGGCAATGGACAAAGCCCAGAAAAAACTAGTACCCTTTATCCTGCTTATGTATATATTGGCATTTTTAGACAGAGCCAACATTGGCTTTGCCAAGCAAGAGTTTCAGGTAAGTACCGGCATCAGTGACGCGGCCTTTGCGCTGGGCGCCGGGATATTTTTTCTCGGCTATGCGGTGTTCGAGGTTCCGAGCAATATTATTATGCATCATGTCGGCGCCAGAATGTGGCTGGCCAGGATTATGATTACCTGGGGCATTGTTGCCGCCGGCTTTGCTTTTGTGACAACAGAAATGCAGTTTCTGGTACTCCGCGTATTGCTGGGTATTTGTGAAGCCGGCTTTTTTCCCGGGATTATCTACTATTTAACCTACTGGTTTACTGCCAGCAGGCGCAGTACGGTTATGGGGCTGTTTTACTTTGGGGCACCGCTGTCCTTTATCGTGGGCTCGCCCTTGTCCGGCTTGCTTATGGAGATGGATGGCTTCCTTGGCTTTACCGGCTGGCAGTGGATGTTTGCCGTAGAAGGCCTTATGGCTACGGCAGTCGGTATTTGGGCACTGTCCTACCTTGTTGACCGGCCGGAAAAGGCGACCTTTATTCCGGAAGCAGAGAAGCAAAGCCTTGTTGCCGAACTCGCAGCAGAAAATTCTCAGAAACCGGCAGGCCATGTCAGCGCCTGGAAGGTGCTTGCCAATCCGAAGGTCTTGTATCTTTGCGCCATCTACTTCATGATTCAAATTAGCGTGTATGGCGTTACTTTCTATCTACCCACGCAGGTGGCCGGTTTATTAGGGAAAAAAGTCGGCCTGTTGGTGGGGTTTGTCAGCGCGATTCCCTGGGTCTTTACCTTAATGGCCAATGCTACCATTCCGCGTTACTCTGACAGATCAGGCAAACGGGGTATTCTGGCGGCGGCCCTGATGACTTTGGCCGGCTTGGGGGTTGTTTTCTCGGCCACCGGCTCGCCGCTGATCGGCATAGCTGCCTTGTGTGTTGCTTCAGCAGGCTATTTTTCCTGTCAGCCGGTATTCTGGACTATGCCGACCCGGTTTTTAAGCGGGGTGGCGGCTGCAAGCGCGATCGCCCTGATCAACTCAATCGGCAATCTCGGCGGTTTCGTGGCGCCAAACCTGCGTGTGTGGGCGGAACAAACGTTCCACAGTTCTGCCGCCGGCTTATATGTATTAGGGGCGGCATCCTTCGTGGGGGCCATATTGTTCCTGATTTCCATTCCGATGGGGATTGGCAGCAATACCAAGCCGGCCGTGCCCGCTGACCCAGCCACCGGCGGCCCGCGGCACGCCGTGTAG
- a CDS encoding dihydrodipicolinate synthase family protein, with protein sequence MFKPAGVYAAMLTPFKTDGDINEAVLRQMIDFMIAKGLHGVFPISSAGEFVHLSLAQCYRFMEVVVEQTRGRLAITPGVSSTCAENSIKLTRKAEELGCDGVVVCPPYYYPISQESLEKHFELVAGSTQLPVILYNIPLFAVPISADVVQRLSRRANIVGMKDSSGSMVDLMHYMDKVRGTGSDMNFLVGREEILAPALTAGACGCMTASAGIIPEIMVGIWEAWQAGDYVKANRVQQAMLPLIRAMFAAPFPVGFKAALEMRGFAMGPYKQPLSAGEEEKLQVVKAGIAAALQAVLTFIQQEGLDKTE encoded by the coding sequence ATGTTTAAGCCAGCGGGGGTTTATGCGGCCATGCTGACGCCGTTTAAAACTGACGGCGACATTAACGAAGCAGTACTGCGGCAAATGATAGATTTTATGATTGCCAAGGGGCTGCACGGGGTATTTCCGATCAGTTCGGCCGGCGAATTTGTCCACCTGTCGCTAGCGCAGTGTTATCGTTTTATGGAGGTAGTTGTTGAGCAGACCAGGGGCAGGCTTGCCATAACCCCCGGGGTTAGTTCGACCTGTGCCGAGAATTCGATCAAGCTAACGCGCAAGGCCGAGGAGTTAGGCTGTGATGGTGTTGTCGTTTGCCCGCCCTATTATTATCCTATTAGCCAGGAAAGCCTGGAAAAGCATTTTGAACTGGTTGCCGGATCTACCCAACTGCCGGTTATTTTATACAACATACCGCTGTTTGCCGTACCTATTTCGGCTGATGTTGTCCAAAGGCTAAGCCGGCGCGCCAATATCGTGGGGATGAAAGACTCGAGCGGCAGCATGGTGGACCTGATGCACTATATGGATAAAGTCCGGGGTACCGGTTCTGATATGAATTTCCTGGTCGGCAGGGAAGAAATACTGGCTCCGGCTCTGACTGCCGGCGCCTGTGGCTGTATGACGGCAAGCGCGGGGATTATCCCCGAAATCATGGTAGGGATTTGGGAGGCCTGGCAGGCCGGCGACTATGTGAAAGCCAACCGTGTGCAACAGGCTATGCTGCCGCTTATCAGAGCCATGTTTGCAGCGCCATTCCCGGTTGGCTTCAAGGCAGCCCTGGAAATGCGCGGTTTCGCGATGGGACCGTATAAGCAGCCTCTGTCCGCCGGCGAGGAGGAGAAGCTGCAGGTGGTAAAAGCGGGAATAGCAGCTGCTTTGCAAGCGGTACTTACCTTTATTCAACAGGAAGGCTTAGATAAAACTGAATAA